AATACATTTAAGTTATGCTTgttctttgtttgtttttaacaTACTAATATTAAAGACCTTTCGTATGTATTTATTAACTTGCACTTGAGTTTAGTACACTTGCCTCtggttttttgttgttatttttgtgGCCGCTGCTTTGGTTTTCCAGTAGCTGCTCTTGCTCCGAAGTTAGTAcggattatttatttatattttttctgtgGTGTGGCGGCTTCAAACTGAACGCGACTGCCTGCCACTTTCCTTTGTCTCACTCACTATTACCATGACTGCTGTTGCCGTCTTTCATCTTTCAAAACGGCAACAGataatgcaaaaaaaaaaaaaaattaacaaacaaaaaataaggGACAAAGTACGATTTATTGCACTGTAATTTCTTCTTCAAGTGATAATTGTGCACGGCGATTTTGTTTCACTACCGATATacgatatacatatatttgagATATATATTTTGCCGCTCACTGCGAAACGCACGCCACGAGCTCGTCTTGTTCAATGAGCAATTCGCTTTTAGGTCTTGCTTTTGGCCACATTCGACTGCCTGGCTGAAGACGGCCAAGATGATGAAGAAGTAGCTTTTCGTACGGCCTTCGAAAGCTTTTCACTCGCACTCCCAAATGATAACAACAACTAATATACGTAGAGTCCAAGTCGAAGCACAAACAAAAGTCCGAGCTTCAGGCCGATAGAGAGAGTTGAAAACAGAGGGAGAAATATCCGTAAAGCTGCTTACAAAATGGGTACACTGCAAGAAACTTAAAGAGTTcaatattcaaatatagctAAGATATGAAATGTCTACCAACATATATtagttttttccttttttcctaGATTTTCCCTGGTAGCGATATAATTGCATATCGTTTTATCTGACTTAAGAATTAGTTTTAGTACGAACCTACCACTTTCATTTGTTACTTTGGTAAAATCATTTGGGCATAGAGTTTCTTACAAATTTTTTCCAGTGTGCCGCCATGAGAAGACGGCACTTTcgatttcgttttcatttctAGGGGCTTCGAATCGGCTGTCTTCGGGCTTTGTCATTGAGCTACGTGCTCCATTCAACGTTTGTGTTACCATTGCAAAAGCTTTTCGGGACTTAGCAGAAAAGGACGGGGATATCGATACGGAAAGAGATGGGACGATGCATTGGGAAAAGAGAAGTACTTCGTCGGCCAGTTTTGGGGGCTTTCTTTGGCTGAGCCAAAACTGCTCGCAGCGATCATCGCCAGCGATTTACAAGTCTGGCAATTGACTTACCGTTTTATTATTCATGATTCCCAATTCAAAAGCTGAGCGCTTAACTGGGGGCCCAATAGCAACAAGGCCATAAAGATCGGCACCGAGATGGAGATTTCCGGTTAGTTTACTCGTACTCCATTCCATTTAATCTGACAACCAATGCAAGCGAAGGGTAAAAGTGCTCGATACCAAATTTATTAGGAGTACTTGCCCCTGGGTATGAGATCGAAGTATTGCGATATCACAGTTTTCAGTTGAAAATAGCTTATCATATTATTCAGTTATACGTTTTtacatattacatataatAGCTTACCTGTTTAATCAGTTACACGTGTTACTTTTATCATATTATTGTCCAACTTTGTATTTATTTCCTTTTGAAAGTAATATGCTTGTACTTATCTGGATAAGCTCTGTTTATCTCAGtagtatatatttttaatatatttttcaacAAAAATATCATTTCTAAAATCTTTTGGATTATTACTACGATATATTTCGTTGTTTTCCCTCTGACGATTCCGCCTTGTCAGCGGAAACCCACAACCCATTCAAAATAAATCCATTCACATTAGCTTCATTCATTAGCCGAGTCAAAGAGTTGAACCACGCTGTGAAACCTGCGACCTCTGGGGGCATTATCAGGTGCAATTGCCCCTCCATTGAACTGTATGGAAAAACAGCACGAAGACCGAAATGAATAAATGCAAGGGGTGAGCAAGATGcttttttttcgccattttcgCCAGCGGAGCGGCGCAGCTTGTTGTTCCGCTGCGaatgcaaatatatttttccatGTTGCCGGCTTCCGACAACCAGGCCAAAAGTTAGGCTAAAAAGCCGACTTTAAGCTTGACattgcactggaaaaaaagtGGTACACCAAaatatcatttattttataatttcataAGTATCATGGAGGTGATAACGtatattgtaaaatattatCGTTTTCAAGATATTAAACAGTGATATCATTGGAAATATTggtccaaatatggaatgtcatacctcgttaaTCTCGTAATTTAATTCCCAAtcgaactgtgttcaaaaaggagaatttaatttttgaacattttttgcTCATTTTTTGCCTTAAAAAAGGGTAAgaaaaattaccaaaaaattaatttacccTAGACCTCCAAAAAATGATAAGGATCATTAGCATTGGTAATAAGCTGCACAAAACACATTCCGTTTTAGTTCTATGACAATTTTTACCTACGTAATGTACGTTTTTCCAAGTTTTAAAAGCGGGCTTGGGTTGAAAATTCTAAATACTCCATAAATTGTTTCAAGTGCCGCATTTCGTGGGGGCAAAAGTGGCGAGGTTTGAAATGGAGCAGCCAGAAAAGGAAAAGGGGATCGTGGGGCCTGAGAAGCCGCCGGTTGCGGGCAACTTTCATTTTCGTTCAGATGACTGTAAAATTTTGGACGGTCATTGCTTTgcagcataaatatttatgcgtTGCACTTGAGAGCGCTGCAATTGGAATTGAATTCGGAATTGGGGCCTTAATGTTGGGCCTATAGTGCTTCCACACATGGAGATGGAATCTAGTTGGGCATGTGGCTCAGATTTATGGCCGTCTTCCGCGACCcaagtgcaaaaaaaaaaacaaaaatggtgAAGAAAACACTGATATCTATGGCAAAAAGCAGTGCCTGCTGCAATTAGCCAAGCACACAACGCCTTGCTGTGTActgcattttgttaacaaatgATTTTAGCCGGCCAAAATGCATTATTCAATTgggaattatttattataccTCTACGCACCGTTAGCTTCTGTGATTGCTCGCCTTTAATGTGTGTGGCTAATTGCAATCATCATCGGCTGTAACCGAAATCGTTAATGAAATTGTTAAAATGCCATTAATTTGCCAAAGGGTGATCATGATCGTATTATGGCATTGGCATTAACGCACCTGACCGCATCGAATTACTTAGATCCGCTGGAAAATATACGTTCCGATGGGGAAAATGAGGAACTGCATTGGTTATCGGGTTGCGTAACACTTCCACTTCCTTGCGCATTTTGGAGGACTGATATGCTGGCAGTCTTACATAATCGAATAAAATCGGaactaaaatgttttcaatCATTTGATCATTTTTGAGGAGTTCCCTTAGGGAAGCTATTCTCCATTTGAAATTTAGGATAATACATACGTATATTTAACTTTATACCTGTtaaattaattgtatttcTCTAGTGCCATGTTCTGACTAGAAGTGGAATATAAGATATTACCTAATATCTTTATCTAAACCCTTTAATTACTGTGAACTTTTTAAAATTAGTTGAGGTTCCCCATTTTACATCGGCTAAAGAAAGTATGCAGCTTTcttaaagcttttaaaatgACAAGCCTGCTTTTTAGCCGGCTTTACAAATGTGAAgcttttatttgaaattatttgtttactaATAATCTCTGTTTATATCTTTCTTTGCAGGTAAGCTTTGGTCAAGCTTTTCGTGGTGAATTTCAAACTGTGACTTAATAAAAAATGCGTAAGCCCGGTGTCAAACTGTAAGTAAACCGGGATGTAGCTTACATTTAAAACTGTAAGCTATTACAATCAAACTTTCGTTTGATTTTTAGACCAGTTACAAacctacatatatcgttagatttgaaagtaaatatataatatatatatatatatatatatatatatatatatatatataaactcTGAAATAAAATCATCTTCATTAAAGCAACGCTTGAggtaatatttgtatttattcgATTTATTGAGTTACTTTACGTTTAAGAACTAACGAAACATTTGCATCGTAATCGTAATCTTCGACTTACGAACTAATTGAGGTACTCCAAGTGTACGCGGCgtcaaacaaacaataaaagtaaaacaaaaaatacacaTTTCGATTAGACACACACAACAGACGACGATccatattaaaaaaaaatgtaaaaattagCATAAATGACTCGATATTTACATGAAGCGCTTAAATGACTACGATCATGGGTGGAGCAGACAGGGGCTTTCTGGCGAAAAAGggtaatttatttattcgtTTGGCTAGACAGCGAATAGCAGTGAGAATGAGAAGAGCAAGTTGAgcttaataaattaaatttatttagaaGGCGGAAATTTGTGCTAACCCCCCCTCCAACTGATGAACCAAAAACACCCCAACAAACCCCACCCCATCCGTTTGACCCCTTTTAAACCCCCCACAACTTCAATGGCTACGACCTTGGCAGTGGCCATTGATGTACAGGTGATGTTCCAATGTCCAAGTTTTCACTGCTCTCCGTTTCTGTGTCTGCTTCCGTGGAGTTTAATGATCGTTTACTCCGCCACTGGGTTCGCGGTGGTGGCGCTGGGCTCGTGTTGTGACCTTGACGCGGGCTCGGCCCCTGACCTTGAACCCCCACGGGCGCCGTGGTGGGGGTTAGCCACAATTGCTTTATCATATCCGCACCCTTCTCGCCGATCATCACCACCGGTGCGTGGATATTGCCATTCGTAATGGCCGGCATTATGCTGGCATCTATAACCCTCAGTCCGGGTATGCCATAGACCCTCAGTTGGGGATCCACCACTGCCCAGGGATCCGTGGGTGGTCCCATTTTGGCCGTACCACTCATATGGTATATCGTCATCGTATACTGCCTGATAAAGCAGTTCCAATAGTCATCGGTGTACAGGGTCAGGTGCTTGCAATTCGGCACCGGTTTGTTCCAATATCTAGCTCCGAATCTCTTCATGGCCTGCGTTTCACCCATGGCCACCGCCGCCTTGACGCCCTCCCTCAGAACATTGACATCATCCGGATGGGTGAGGTAGTTGTGATAGAGCAACGGATATCTGAGGGGATTCTTCGAGGCCAGCTTTATGTAGCCCCTGCTCTTCGGTCTCAGCATCATGGGGAAAACGCCAAAGACATCGCGATTGTTCACCTCCCCGAATACCTCCTGGTAGAACTCATCGGTCAGACCGTGGGCAGTCTTCACCTGGCTACCGCCATCCGACATCACCGATGCCGAGGTCATCATAAAGTTCATATCCGGCCAATCGTCACTGGCATTGGCGTACTTTGTATTAATAAAAGCCACCGCCTCCAAACCAATGCTGGAGGTCAACGGGCCATCCTCCGTGATGGCATACCTTAGTGCGGTATTGATATTAACCATTCTCTTCATCACAATCGAAATGGGATAGTCGATAAGGAAGGCTATGCCGCCGACGGCAATGTGATCCTGTAGGTTCTGTCCCACGCCCGGCAGATGTTGCACCAGTGGTATGCCCACTCTGCCCAACTCCTCGCCGTGTCCAATGCCCGACAGCATCATCAGATGCGGCGATCCAATGGCTCCTGCCGACAGGATCACCTCCCTGGTGGCATATACATTTTGCAGCCTTCCGTCTCGTATAAATTGAACTCCAGTCGCTCGTTTCGTATGGGGATCGGTTAGGACCTTGGTGACATGCGAAAAGAGGGCCACATGAAGATTAGATCGCAGACGTGCTGGTCGCAAAAATGATTTGGCCGTGGAGCTGCGGGAACCACGTCGCATGTTGAACTGATAGAAACCGAAACCCGTCTGCTGCTCTCCATTCACGTCCACGATATCGTAGCCCATTTCCTCGCCAGCCTGCAGGAATGCCGGTCCAATGGGCGTGTTGTAGGGGGCATCCTGGACGGTCCAAAGGCCGCCTAAACACAAGATATTAggtttaaattgtttaattagaAATATAAAGAATATTTTGCGATCTCCATATGCTCCGTTAAAACTACTCTTCCAATATGTTAACAAAAAATTGTCAAGAAAACAAGATCTTGTGATATGTTTATGTTTGGGAAACAAGCAAAGCTCTAATTTGTAAACATTTGTTTATGCACTCATCTTTAACGCTTTAGTTTGTTAAATTTGTCAAATTTTATATGAAATCATACATTATTTTGAGCATTGAGAGACCACACTTAAATATCCTTCGACTTACCTGTGCCATGGTAGCGTTTGTTCCTGGCCAAATAGGGATTCCGCTGATCCTCAGACTTCCGGAAGTAGGGCAGGATGTCCTCGTACGACCATCCGGGATTTCCAAAATCCGCCCACTGGTCAAAGTCACGTTTGTTTCCCCTGATGTAGAGCATCGTATTTAGCACCGAACTGCCGCCCAAAACTTTGCCTCTCGTCCAGCAGCAGCGTTTGTCCTTCATTGCCTGGCAGGCTGTCGGTTGTGGTTGGGTTCTGTGAATAGATAAACATGAATATATAGTAGATTAGAAAACGCAAAGAAAGAGAAAATCTCCAAGCTTGGCTTATTGAAATAGGTAGCCACACAGATTACGACTGGGTGAAAACAATTAGCGAATCTCGCCAAGACCAAACAAGCTGAGACAGAGATATCcgattatatattttttgttttttgtggcAAGTCAACAAAAGCGACAATGAAAGCGCATTAGTCCCAGgggtgccacgcccactccccCGAAAAAGGTGGAAAAAATAATGGCAAATTGCCCAGTGGCCAACTTAATtacaacacaaacacaaaagcCGGTGTTAAACGctcatttggccaaaaactgagaaatgtctatgAGGCAATGAACCGAGCGACCTCCCCTTCGTACTTTTGCCCTTTAAGTGGCTTTAAATGGTATCCATGAGTATGAGTATCTACGAATGGCATTTAAAGTGTGGATTATAGTACTGCAGAGGTTGCTTTGAAAAATTGCAGATAGGTTGCTCAAGCACGGTTAAAAATCACCACACAGCTGGCGcaaaattgttattttatgCATAAAATAGGATTAAGATAATAGCATTATAGTTATTTTAaaagcaaattgaaaatagtaaaaaaaatttaatgcaatgacaataaaaatacaaatacatgAAGACAGGAATATAAAAGCGATGCACAACGAAATTGATAATAAATTGAGAAAAATTTCTTAGGATTAGGGAATGAAAAAACGAAAACTAATTTacaggaaaataaaattaataacaaatattttagTTCAATGATGATGCAACAAGAAAACCATAAAACAAATGGTATATTAACAGAAAATTACCAGAAAATAGTTATTGAATACATTATGGTAAGATATTTACACGAAACACTGAGCTTAAATTATTTCTGTAAAGAAATTGTAGTGTCAATGAACAAAATAGGAAATATAACTtcataaagaaaaaatcagaggaaagaaattttaattatacaaaaaagTAGGCAAAAATACGATAAATTCACCCAGCAATTTCAAGCACCACCGATTAGCGGATATCCCAGTCAAAGTTACGCATTTGTTAAGATAATAATACATTTGCTAAGTTCCCAGCATTATTCGAATATTTTTTCCTGCCGTGAGTGCAGCCAATATAAACCGACAAATTGGCCAACAAAACGTTTTGACAACTCTGTTCgcttattttcttttttcatcTCAGCTCTTCCGAATCTAATAATCCGAAATTCCATTTCTTTTGGGTGCCCATTATACCCGCTGCTAAACACATAGGAAGACATTGTTTTTTTGTCGTTAATGAAAATACAAATTACCAGTGACAGGCAACAATCAAGAGACGTCTTAACCAAGTTAACCCAACCGCAATCGGCTGAGAAACCCGCGACGACGAAGAAAACAAACGGAAATCAAATGTCAGTTGCGGAAAACTTGGTCAGCAATGATTTTACTTGGCTAACATGGCGTGCTGCGGGGCGAAAAGCGTGCCAAAGCCAAAGAGAAAgagtttaaatttattaaaataattaaatagcCTCGAAGTTGGTGATACCCTATATAAGCTTgctcataaaaaaaaaacaagaaaatacaCTTTTACATCCAGCAAATTGTTATAGGAAACTTTGTTttggtaaatattttaagtttCTATAATCGATCTTGGATTGGATccaatgattttattttaagtcATAATCACATAAGGGTTAAATCTATGtagatatattttaattatgttCAGAAccatattttgattttaaaaaaGTGGTGTTAGCAAATAGGTTGTAAAGTGATTTAAacctttaatgtgtatttgcGAAATAGGTTGTTTGAAAAAGGTTTTTGTATTTCGGTGcctaaataatattatttatagcCCGCTATATTCCCACTAAACTCAATAGTGAAGATGTCAGTTAATTTTAATCGGTGGATTAGTGTTAATTTTAGGCTCTCCATGGTCCATCAGTCACTTGTCAGTCCCAAATGCATTTGCATCTCTTGCGATTAGGGTGTCAAAACCTGTCCCTTCtccatatttatttgtatttttcctCAAGTTAGAGGTTGAGATATAAGGGTAAGGGTAAGGGGTAATTAGCATACGACATGCACATATTGGGCGTCTGATTTATGCTGCCCAGATCGGTGATGAATATTATTTCCTCTTCGCTTTAAGCCCTATCTTACCGCCCTTTGACGAGCCATTAATATCGATTCGCGCCACTGTGGCTCCACTGTGGCACATTGTTTGGCATACTGACTTATTGGCTACGTGCTGCGGCCATTGCTCATAGATACCGCAGATACTACAGGTGCAACCACACATCGAAACTAGcaggtaaaaaaaaattgagagagaaaaataagaaaagaaaaaactttCGCCTCAACTTCGGCCTTCCACTGTGCGAGACGCCCAACTGAcgcaatttgtttgctttttatttgccatttaaCAGTTAACTCACATAAACGtaacaaattattattaactCATTTCGCTTAGTTTATTTGAGTGTTTTTTTGTGGGTGTGGGAGGTGTAAATTTTGTCCTAAAGGCAATTgttaaaaaattgtaattaaatattGGCGAGTTTCGGTAACGATTAGGGGAGTCCTTTAAGCGGAAGTAACACTATTTAACTGTTAATCAATAACATAATAAACAGAAACATAATAATTACtattttgtatattattaGGCTTGAATACTTTTGTTGAAATGGTACACAACTGCACagttttatataattttaaattttttaaagtaATCTGGAAAAGTTCATCAACAGACATTAGTGACATAATGATAATTGTTAAATATACAGTGCGTTGCTTTCGATTAAGCTGGTAAAGTTCAGCgattttatcatttataaacaaatcttgttttttttttgcaaataaatcTAGAAACGGTGGATATGAAACACGCATTAGGGACATTCCACGGGCTCAGCAATCATAATTGCCGCTTATGAAATGAATATGCATGCCGAAAATTCGAGTTGATTGCATTATTTTCGTAATTGTTTAATGCTCGTTAACCGAAAGTTGGTTAAGGCCCCTCAGTAATTCCCCAACCCAAGAAGCCAACAAAATTTAAGGGGAACGCATTCAGATGGAACTGCTGTTGATTGTTTGATTGCCATATAAAATCACTTAGCAGCCGCATTAGTTTGTAAAATGGTTTCATgtgttttattaaaaaaaatgtttattaattaaCGTAATTGCTGAGTGAAATGTGGGAAAAAGTGTAGAAAGAAAATTCCAGAGTCTGCAATTTTACTACCTTTTTTATACATAAAAGTTATGGTAAACAGCTTATTATACGAAACAATAAACAACAGTTCGATGTCCTCTTATTACTACAAAACACATCCTCAACATCTAATAATTTTCCACTTTACATAATCTTGCCGTTGATCCATTGGTGTTAATTAGATTAACAGCAAATATTTGCGATCCGTCTGGTGTCATAACAAGTTTCATGTTTTCGATTGTgtaaattcaaatgaaatgaaatgcatGCATAACCATATCAATATTTAGTGTTAATCGGTGATTCTTCATTTTAGGCAAACGTGGTGtgcagttgtttttttttattaacttGGTTTTTATTGCCCGGTTGACACAATTCGAGGTACGAGGCACTTGTCTCGAGTATAAAAACCCACCGAAGCCTGTCCATTTAACCGGCTCACGTATAAGCCACTCTCCTCACCGATTTTTAGTGGCTTTTGGCGATTGGCAACCCGGCTATTCAGGTGCAATTGCCAAGTATCAGCGTCGTttcattccatttcatttcgtttcattCAGCTCGTTTTGTGCCATTTCCATGCAGACCTGCAGGCCGCCTAACCCACTTTGCCATACTATACTATACCATACAATAGCATACCATGCAGCTCGGAGCAACTCCGATACGATCCGGTTTTATGTTGGGAAATTGGACTGGACCGGCATAGGATATCCCGATCGCAGAATATACACTGCGAGAATTGGAGTACTGACAAAAAGGGTTCTAAAAAGGATAGTGTATTTGTATAAGGATTTAAAAGATTATTATTatctttaaaataatatttatgtaaTATAGTGCATATATATGAGTCgactgttttctttttatattgtatatttatGTTCCATAAATTGATATCCGCTTGCAGCGTGCATACGAATTCGTCAGGGGTGTGTCTCCACTGTGGATGCCAAAATATCTCTGGCTTAACGATCGCGAGGAGGGAATTTAATGATGCGGATAAGACTGGGGGTCATCGCCAACTCGACTTGCGTAATCCCCGAGTGGAATGCACCACACAGATGGGTTGTTTGCGGGGGATAACGAGTCGGGTTTTTGGGAGCCCTCCATGCCACATTTTCTCCCTCACAACGGGCTGCTTGTTTACGCTGTAGAACCATTGTTGGTTTTATGCGGCGCCTACTGTGGCGCTGTCACCGAATTTGAATACTTTGAAATGACTTGCAGCGATAGTTGCACATGAATggattatgaaatatttaggGGCAAGTTGTAAACTTTAAGACACTTATCCTCTAATCGGAAACGAATGTATGTAGTTTAAAATGGATTTAAAATGAAGCGAGAGTTATTCCAatattattaatcatttttgCAAATGGATTTTGTTGTTTAGAAACTCTGATAAACTCAAACTCTAATGATCGTATTCCCACGACCTTGAACTCCACAAATTTGACACTGAATCCAAGCAGATGCCAAACTGATGACACCAATTCAGTGACTTTCTCAGTTGGGTGAAACTTTTAAGCCCACGAGTGAGTCAATCAAGATTACCGGCGATGATTGACGTGAGAGTGATTGTCGAGTCTCTGTCTCTTTTTTCCTGTGCAACTCAGATTCAATTTCGTTGCAGTCTGTTCACTGTATTTCCCGTTGCTGGTAAAGCGGTTTTCGAGGTTTGATATTTTGAACAAATTGCacccaaaacaaacaacactCACACTTTTTCGAATACTTTGCTCTCTGCAGATCCAGCTGACTGGCAGTTGGTAGCACTGAGATACAAAAATGCAGATACTGCTGCCGACTCTCCCGAGTTTGCCAATGATGCAATGATTCAGAAACACACTCGATTATATTGCCACACTCGATGCACTTAgtttgggtttttgtttttgtgcacTGAACGATTTTTGGCCATTATGGTGAATTTAGGTGGAACTAGAATTTCATTTTggtttataataataatttaaaaacagTCAATTATTCCTATATAATCTTTACATTGAAAACAAAATCTTCTCATACTCGCTAAACTTctaaaaagtaaataaataaataaataaaaacaggCTAACTTAAAAGTGTAACAAATTTTGCGAGTAGCATAAATGTGATATAACAAAGTACTTTAAAGTTTGTTTCTTGTGGGTAGATTAGCATAATAATCGCATACAGCAATGTGTACTTATTTCGCGGTGCTTACATTGTTTACTCTGTTTTGCACCCTATGATTTATTTCGCATGCACTTAACCACATATTGCATTCAATTATGCCAAAATATAATGGATTTGGTTGGGGGTATGGAAAGAAagggaatggaatggaaacgAAAGACAATGCAAGGGAATGGGAATACTAATGGATTTGAATGGAATTCTGAAAGTGAAACTTTAAGCCAAAATGAGCGAAGAAGACCCATAAAGAAAACCGAACGCAAAACGCCGCTAGGCCTACAGACCCAACCCAAAACACCCAGCCCTCTGTCACATTAAACAGTTAAATGGATTACGGTATTGGTAACACGCTCGAACAAAATTCCaagaaaaaaaatcgaaaaaaaaaaaacaaaaaaatgccaaaGCTCATGAATAATTAAGCAGTGAAGTTCGATTTGTTAATTTGAGAGCCGGTGGCCACAGGTGGCCGTTGATCATCGG
The Drosophila mauritiana strain mau12 chromosome X, ASM438214v1, whole genome shotgun sequence DNA segment above includes these coding regions:
- the LOC117146384 gene encoding glucose dehydrogenase [FAD, quinone]; the protein is MVVVPALGAAAVSVGGLLFKASAASKAAAAAGVAAAGASKLGLAIAGAIKLATAVIGVGKLTILPFLIAAIAYYNYDLFDPENRPFNVQQVDLAYDFIIIGGGSAGTVLASRLSEIPHWKILLLEAGGHETEISDVPLLSLYLHKSKMDWKYRTQPQPTACQAMKDKRCCWTRGKVLGGSSVLNTMLYIRGNKRDFDQWADFGNPGWSYEDILPYFRKSEDQRNPYLARNKRYHGTGGLWTVQDAPYNTPIGPAFLQAGEEMGYDIVDVNGEQQTGFGFYQFNMRRGSRSSTAKSFLRPARLRSNLHVALFSHVTKVLTDPHTKRATGVQFIRDGRLQNVYATREVILSAGAIGSPHLMMLSGIGHGEELGRVGIPLVQHLPGVGQNLQDHIAVGGIAFLIDYPISIVMKRMVNINTALRYAITEDGPLTSSIGLEAVAFINTKYANASDDWPDMNFMMTSASVMSDGGSQVKTAHGLTDEFYQEVFGEVNNRDVFGVFPMMLRPKSRGYIKLASKNPLRYPLLYHNYLTHPDDVNVLREGVKAAVAMGETQAMKRFGARYWNKPVPNCKHLTLYTDDYWNCFIRQYTMTIYHMSGTAKMGPPTDPWAVVDPQLRVYGIPGLRVIDASIMPAITNGNIHAPVVMIGEKGADMIKQLWLTPTTAPVGVQGQGPSPRQGHNTSPAPPPRTQWRSKRSLNSTEADTETESSENLDIGTSPVHQWPLPRS